GGTAGCCGCGATGCTCGTAGAAACCGCGCGACGGCCGCGAGATGCTGAGCGCGGTCGCTGTGATACCTGCGGCGTGCGCGACCTCCTCCAGCTCGTCCATGACGTGTGCGCCGATGCCGAGACCCTGGAACGCGGGATCGACGAACACACCGGTGATCTCGTTCCCGACGAGAGAGCCGGTGGCGATGATCGCTCCACGGTGCTCCACGACGAGCACATACCCGGTCGCGTCACGATCGCGGATGCGATCAAAGGAATGGTAGTCCTTGAAAAAGGCCACCGCGCGTGGTGCGTACACGCCCGAATAGCAGGCATCGATCGTGCGGTGGATCAACGACGTGACTGGTGGTGCGTCCGGAGTCTCGAACTCACGCAGACGCATATCGGACCAGTCAGTCACCGTGTGATCCTAACGTCGAGGGATTCAGTCGCGCCCACTACTTCTCAGTCTAGCCGTCGACTCCTGCGTGTCGTTCTGGTGCGCCTGTCAGGCGTCTCGCGGCAGAGCACGGATGCCCGCATCCAGCTCATAGAGGATTGTGTCCAACCGGCTCTTGCCCGGTTGGCGAGCGGGCATCTGCAGCAAGACCTCGCGCACTTCAGAGGGGACGTGCTCGATCGCCCAGCGGACCTCACCTGCACCGACGCTCTGATCACCGGCGTCGAGTTCGAGAGCCAGGGCGGCATAGGCCGCCGGACCGACGATGTGCTTGGTCTGATGGACGTCCGCCAGAGGATGCGTGTAGGCGCTGGCTGCCGCAGCGCCCGCAGCGCGAGCGGCGGCGGCCGCAGCAGGGTCGCCTACTTCACGTGCGGCCGCATGTGCCTCCAAGGCGAGGGTACGCAACCGGGCCGCGCGCTTTCCCCCCGCGGCAAACTCCCGGCTACCTTCGATCGCCGCACTCGGGCGCGAATCTGAAGAAGCGTGCCTCTCATACACCGACAGTGCCCTCTCGGCGCACTCCGCGGCGTAACCTCCGATGACCCTGAGTGACTCCATGCTCAGCGTGAAGTACTTGGACTCGCCATCCATCGTTCTTCTCCCCGGAGATGCTCGGGCCGCGAGTGGCCTGCGCGCCTGCTGTTTCTCAGTCTAGCCGACGACTCCTGCGCATCGGCCGGAGGCGCTTGTTGGACACGCAGGTTCATGACAACAAGACGGCTACGATGACCATCCCAAGGTCAGCGGCAACGTGCGACGCGACAACCGGGACGAGGCTTCCCGCCTCGTGCGTTAGTCGCTGCCATAGGAACGAGGTCGCGGCGAGCGCCCCGAAGCAGATGGCAAGCCACGGGAGACTGAGAAGCGAACTCAGCACGATCATGTGGTATCCGGCGAATGCGACGTGGGCCAGCGGCGTTCGCTCTCTGAGCGGCGTCCAGTGCAGCTGCTCGAGCACCGGATGAACCAGCCCGTAGTACCCGACCACGCCGAATAGGGCAGCACCTGACAGGCGATGGTCGGCCAGCCATACCGAAAGGTCGATGCGGGCCACGAGTGGCAGAACGAAGTACAGGAGCGGCGCGCTGAGCACCGAGGGGACGATCATGAGCGCCAGCGGACTCCACGACGGCTTCTTGAAGCTGATGACCGGTCGGGTAACCACGAGCCACAGCAGGATCTGGGCGTGATAGGCGAGGATGGCAAGCCACGCGTTGCGCCCGAAACACCAGAAGAGCACAACGGCAAGGTAGGGTGCGGCCATCATCAGGGCGAGGATGAGGGATTCGCGGACACCGCGACCACCCTCGGCCCCCCTGCCACTCATCCCCAAGTGATCTCCCTGCTGTGTCTAGTGTGTTGGCGCTTCAGCAGACGTTGCGCGCTTCGGGACTAGCGTATCTGACGGCGTTCTGCTGGAAGCGCTCGTCAGGTGTGCATCCAGCCTTGCGGAGACTCGGTGCTCGCCTCAATCCCGGCAGCGTCGAGGAAGTCCTGGAGTCTCACGTCCCGAACGAGCGCAACGCGTTGGTGCGGGATGAAGGCGGCCACCCATTGCCTCTCGCGAGGCGGATACAGCAACAGGCTGTCGCCCCAGTCCTCAAACTCGCCGGCATCCGGTCGCAGCGAATCGATCAGTTCTGCCGAAACCCGCACCCTGCCACTGCACGGGGGCTCGTCCCCACTGGGATACACAGTCACACGCTCGAGGGATTCCGACTCTCGCGAAGCGGAGAACGGCTCTGGGAAGTCGGTCGGCTCTGAGTCGGGGTAGAGGCAGAGCACCATGTCGCAGGTCTCGCGCTCGCAGAACACTTCAACGAGGCGAAGCCACAGTTCGTCGTCCGAATCTTCGATGTAGAGCATGCTCCTCCTGTCGCGGTGCACAACCGGCCGACAACCCCAACTGGCCCTCAGGTGGTGAGATGGGTGACGAACATCGGAGTCTTGCCACCACCGAGCTCAAACCCGCACCGCTCGTAGAAGCCGACCTCCGCGTCATACGCGATCAGCACCTTGCGTGCATACGACTCGTACTGGTCGAGCATCTTCAAGACCAGCTGGCGGCCGATTCCCTGGGACTGATACTCGGGCCTGACGAGCAGGTAGTGGAAATAGGCGGTCATGGCTCCGTCGGCCAGCGCGTTCATCAATCCGACGAGTCTGGCCCCGTCCCAGGCCGAGACCACGCTATGGCTGTTGCACATCGCAAGCGCAAGATCGTCCGGATAGTTGCCCGACGACCAGCCAACCGACAGGAAGAGCTCCTGCAGCTGCCGAGTGTCGAACTCCTTGTGTTCCGAGTATGTGATAGACAACTGAATCTCCCTCAACCAGCATCCGTTACTCACGCGAGCGGTCTGACATGGGTGCGTTTGAGCGGGGCCCGCCCCCCGCGACGTGCTGATTCTACCTCTGCGCGCTACCCGCCGCCCATCGTCAGGGCGGAGGCGCCCCGGCGAGTCGGTGTCTGTGCGCGGGTCAGCACCTCGGCCGGGCCGTAGATGTCGCCTGTCCGACCGCACTCATGCTGGGTGTGTTTCCCCTGCGGCGATGGGCGGGAACAGTCCTGCATGAGGGTTTCTTCCACGGAGGGCTGAGACGATGGATGACCGAGTACGCAAGCCTCACGGTAAGAGGTGGCTGTTCGCACTAGTGGCCGTACTGGTGGCCCTCGGCGTGACGTTCGTCGCCGGGATGTGGTTCGCCGATCGTGGCGAGCGGACCGTAGCGGCTGTCACCGAGTCGTACGCTGAGGCGTATGAGGGGCTCGACACGACCAAGGATGTGCCAGGCCTCATTCCCCTCTACGCTCCCGATGCAGTACTGCAAGATGCAGCCGCTGACCGGACGTACACAGGAACCGCTGAGATCGAGGCTGCACTGAACGCACTCTCGGCGACACCCGACTTCGATCTCACGATCGAGCGGATGCTTGTTGGTGACGACTGGGCGCTGGTGTTCTGGACCGCCGATGGAATGCGTCCCGACCTAGACAGGGTCACGCAGGTCGTCGGCGTCACCTCACTGGAGGTGTCGAAGGGCAAGATCGAGAGGGAAACCTGGTACTACGATCCCGCCAAGGCTCCGTTCTGACGGCCCGGATACCGGCGCACTGCGGGCGTGAGGGGAGGTTGCGGTGAACGCGAAGCGTATGGTCGTGGCGTTGACGGTGCTTCTCGTGCTTGGTGCTCTGGTCGTGGGCTGCACGGATTCCAACGTCCAGACCGGCACGTACGTGGGCTGGGAGGCCAGCTTCGAGGGAGACGAAACACCCAGCTACATGATCGAACTCGACGACGGAACGAAGATCATGGCGCTGAGTGAGCAGCCTCCACCGGAGGCGGGCGCACAGGTCACAGTCCGCAAGCTGGATGACGACACCTGGGAGATCGTGCCAGACGAGTGAGTCGGGCCTCCGGCGGGGATGCGCCGTCCGGACTACCGGCGAGATGCTACCTGACGACCTGGGTGCTAGCTCCGTTTGGAGGTTGAGCGCCGAACAGCACGACCTTCTCCGAGGCTCCTTTGGCTCTATACATAGCCTCGTCGGCATTCTTCAGAAGGGCGTCAGCCGATTCTCCGTCTCCGGGATACATGGCAATGCCGGTACTGCAGCCTATGGACAGAGTGGTCCCGGCGGATTCGAACTCCTCGGCGATGCGGTCGATCATGCTCCTCGCAAGGCGGGTGACTTCGGCTTCCTGCCCAACTTCCAGCAGCAAACACGCATACTCGTCACCACCCCAGCGGCTGACCATGTCCTCCGCGCGGACAAAAGACCGCAAACGATCGGCGATCATGATCAGCACTTCGTCACCCACATGGTGACCGTACGAATCGTTGATGCTCTTGAAGTCGTCGACGTCGATGAAGAGGACCGCAAGCCCCCAGCCGTGCCGACGAGCCTGAATCAGCCCGTGGTCGAGACCCTGGTCGAACAGCACCCTGTTGGGAAGACCGGTGAGTGGGTCATGAAGCGCGCGCTGCAGGGCTTCGTCCTCGCTCGCCTGGGATTCCGAGAGATCGTCGCGCGCCGTGGCCAAATCGACCTTCATATCAGCCAGATCGGCCTTCGTGTCGGCGAGTTCGGATTCGATGCCCACTCGCTCCGCGACCTCCACGGCTAGGGCAGTATTGACCTGACTCAGGTCGTGAACGGCTTGCACCACTTCGTTCTCAGCATCTTCGTACTGAGAGATGGCCCGCTCGACGGAGTGAGCCGGGATGTTCGCCCTCTTGCCCTGCTTCAGGACCGCAGTTGCCGAAGTGAGTCTGCCGGCGGCCTTCTTGATGGCTACTTTGATCTTCCGGCTACGCCCCAGCACGCGTCCCAACGAATCGCTCTCTGCGGTTGAGGCCTCGTTTGGGTCGAGCGGCTCTGGCTTCATGGGCGCTCTCTTTGGACGTGCGTTACGTCTGACGCTAGCATACTCTCCGGGCTTCGCCGCCAGTACCCATCAGGCATTCCTTCCCGGCGAGTATCTACCCGGCTCCGCCCGAAAGCGCTTGTTTGGCGGCTCCGTCGCCGACCGGCCGCCGATAGGTCGCCCTGAACCGGCGCACCGGTGGGTCCTCGTCATCCACGTAGTCCTCGAACTCGAACGCGGTCAAGCCGACCTCCTCGAAAAGCGCCAGCTCGTTCCTCGTCAGGGGCCACGGCATCATACCCTCCGGCTCACCGGGCTCCCTCCCGCGTGTGATCACCAGCAGGATACCGCCCGGTGCAACGAAACCGGCGACCCGCCGGATGGCATCGACCCGCAGCTCGGGTGGCAGCACCTGGAGCGTGTAGGACTCCACGACAAGATCGAACCGCCTACTCCACTCTGCGGGCGGCCGCAGGAGGTCCGCCGCGAAGTAGCGCACGGCCGAGGACGGGAACCTGCGGTGACACCAGGAGATAGCCGCGGGAGAGATGTCGAAGGCGGTTGTGTCGAACCCCCGACGCGCCAACTCCTCCGCATCGTCACCCAGACCGCATCCGACCTTGAGCGCATTGCGTCCCGAGCCGACCACACCGCGAGGTTCGAGCCAGTCCACCAGATTGGGGTTCGGTTCGAGATCCGCCCAGGGGATGATCGTCAGATCGTCAGCACCGTAGAGTTCCTCGAACCAGCCGAGAGGATCGCCTGCGGCCACATGCCGTTGCGCCAGTTCTCTGGCAGTCGCCCTGTTCTCGCCGACCATCCTACTCATCCGCCTAACGTCTCGGCGCTTCGGCTGTGTGCCACCTGCTCATCAGTCTAGCCGACGCCCTGCACGTCAGCTGGAGCGCTTGTTAGGCGGAGCCGAGGCTCCTGCTCATGACGACACGCTTGGTCCGCTCCGAGTCGAGACCCGCCTCGGCTTCGAACCGGCCCCGCATATCCGCGTCCCATTCAGCCTCGGGAACTACGGTGTATCCCAGGCGGGCGTAGAAGGGCGCGTTCCACGGCAAGTCGCGGTACGTCGTGAGCGTGATCTCCGAGAGGCCGTTCGAGTACGCCCAGTCCTCGACCGCCCGGACGAGGGCCGCCCCGACACCGCGATGTCCGTGGGCCGGGAGGACATCGAGTTCCGCCAGATGGACCCGCTGGTCTGTTGCGACAGCGCGGGCGAAGCCGACCGGCTGATCAACCGGTCCGAGGGCTACCCACAAGGTGCCCTGCTCCTGGGCGGCGAGAAAGACGGACTCGGGCGTCACGTGCTCGAGCAACGCCGCAGGAACGGCATCCCCGAACAGCGCAGCCGCCGACCGCTCGATCGAGGGAAGCGAGGGCACGTGTTCTGGGGACGCGGAGAGGACCCTGTAAGAACCCCGCATTCCACTCCCATCCGCCTCAGGTCTTGGCACATCAGCTCAATTCCTGCGTCCAACGTCATTCGGCATGAGCAGCAATCAGGCGCCGCTTGATTCTAGCGCTTGCGCCGTCTGCTCGATGCCGGAGCTGAATCGGCGCCGTGAGTGTCCTCAACAGAGTCGCCGCAGGCAAGACAAACCGTCCGGTGGACGGACACGAGCGCACCGCAGTGCTGGCATTGCCATCGTGTGCGCTCAAGATCGACGAAGGCCTCGACGCCGATCCTGCGCATCTCCTCCAAGTTCTCGATCATGCTCATGCGGTACTTCGTTCGGTAACGCTTGTCCAGCTGACGAAGGCGAGCGCACGGGAACGTGGCGCAGCTGGAGCAGAATGCTTCCGACCCTTGAGGAAGGTGTTCGCACCGCTTGATGCTGCACGCCGCGCAGTGATAGGCCTTGGCGGAATCGTCCGGATCATTGCAGCCCGGGCAAGTGTTGCGGTCGCGAAGGTGTCCAATGCAGATTCCGCAGTTCATGCCGCACGGAGCGACCAACTCCGTCGCTAGCGAGCCGGGGCGTGCTGGCGTTGAGTCTCCCACCTGTGTCTCCGCTTCACACGACAGCGCTTGGCGCTTCAGCTGCGCGCCGCCAGCTTACCGCGAAGCGCCGAGGACATGT
The Coriobacteriia bacterium genome window above contains:
- a CDS encoding GNAT family N-acetyltransferase; translation: MSITYSEHKEFDTRQLQELFLSVGWSSGNYPDDLALAMCNSHSVVSAWDGARLVGLMNALADGAMTAYFHYLLVRPEYQSQGIGRQLVLKMLDQYESYARKVLIAYDAEVGFYERCGFELGGGKTPMFVTHLTT
- a CDS encoding nuclear transport factor 2 family protein, which codes for MDDRVRKPHGKRWLFALVAVLVALGVTFVAGMWFADRGERTVAAVTESYAEAYEGLDTTKDVPGLIPLYAPDAVLQDAAADRTYTGTAEIEAALNALSATPDFDLTIERMLVGDDWALVFWTADGMRPDLDRVTQVVGVTSLEVSKGKIERETWYYDPAKAPF
- a CDS encoding GGDEF domain-containing protein → MKPEPLDPNEASTAESDSLGRVLGRSRKIKVAIKKAAGRLTSATAVLKQGKRANIPAHSVERAISQYEDAENEVVQAVHDLSQVNTALAVEVAERVGIESELADTKADLADMKVDLATARDDLSESQASEDEALQRALHDPLTGLPNRVLFDQGLDHGLIQARRHGWGLAVLFIDVDDFKSINDSYGHHVGDEVLIMIADRLRSFVRAEDMVSRWGGDEYACLLLEVGQEAEVTRLARSMIDRIAEEFESAGTTLSIGCSTGIAMYPGDGESADALLKNADEAMYRAKGASEKVVLFGAQPPNGASTQVVR
- a CDS encoding class I SAM-dependent methyltransferase, which encodes MSRMVGENRATARELAQRHVAAGDPLGWFEELYGADDLTIIPWADLEPNPNLVDWLEPRGVVGSGRNALKVGCGLGDDAEELARRGFDTTAFDISPAAISWCHRRFPSSAVRYFAADLLRPPAEWSRRFDLVVESYTLQVLPPELRVDAIRRVAGFVAPGGILLVITRGREPGEPEGMMPWPLTRNELALFEEVGLTAFEFEDYVDDEDPPVRRFRATYRRPVGDGAAKQALSGGAG
- a CDS encoding GNAT family N-acetyltransferase, coding for MRGSYRVLSASPEHVPSLPSIERSAAALFGDAVPAALLEHVTPESVFLAAQEQGTLWVALGPVDQPVGFARAVATDQRVHLAELDVLPAHGHRGVGAALVRAVEDWAYSNGLSEITLTTYRDLPWNAPFYARLGYTVVPEAEWDADMRGRFEAEAGLDSERTKRVVMSRSLGSA